GAACTCCAGGTCGTCGGCGTTCGCCTCCAGCAGTTGCGCCGCGATCGGCTTCGCCTTCTCGATCACCTTGTCCGCCGCGGCCAGCACCGCCATCCCGCCGACCGCCAGCGAGCGCGATCCGTACGTGTCCAGTCCGCGCACCGCGACCTGCGTGTCACCGTGCAGCACTTCGACGTCCTCGAACGCCACGCCCAACCGGTCCGCGACCAGCTGACTCCAGGCGGTCTCGTGGCCCTGGCCGTGCGGGCTCGTGCCGGTGACCACCTCGACCTTGCCGGTCGGCAGCATCCGGATCGATGCGTGCTCCCAACCTCCGCCGACGTACCCCATCGAGCCCAGCCAGCGCGACGGCGCCAGACCGCACATTTCGGTGTACGTCGATACGCCGATCCCGAGTTGCACCGGGTCGCCGGATTCCCGGCGTCGCGCCTGCTCGGCGCGCAGTTCGTCGTACTTGAACAGCTCGCGCGCCTTCGCGGTCGCGGCCTCGTAGTTGCCGGAGTCGTACTGCAGGCCGGCGACTGTCGTGAACGGGAACTCCTCGTGCTTGATCCAGTTCCGTTCGCGGATCTCCAGTGGGTCGACGCCGACGCGGGCGGCCAGCTCGTCCATGGTGCGTTCGATCGCGTACGTCGCCTCGGGCCGGCCGGCGCCCCGGTACGCGTCGGTCCACGTCTTGTTCGTGAACACGTTGGTGATGCCGAGGTGGTACGCCGGGAACTTGTAGATCCCGTTGTACATAAAGGCTCCGAGCAACGGGATCGCCGAGGTGACCAGACCCAGGTATGCACCCATGTCTGCCGTCAGCTCGACCTTCAGGCCGGTGACCGTACCGTCGGCGTTCGCCGCCAGCGTGACCTGCTGCCACTGGTCCCGCCCGTGATGCGCGGACATCAGCGACTCGGACCTGGTCTCGCTGTACTTACAGGGTTTCCCGGTCCGGCGGGCCGCGATGACGGTCAGTACCTCCTCCGGCGTGAACTGCAGTTTGCCGCCGAATCCGCCGCCGACGTCCGGTGCGATCACCCGGATCTTGCTTTCCGGGATGCCGAGCACGAGCGCGATGAAGATCTTCACGAAGTGCGGTACCTGTGTCGACGACCAGACAGTCATCTGTTCGGTTGTAGGATCGACGACAATCGACCGCGGCTCCATGAACGCCGGAATCAGCCGCTGCTGGCGGAACGCCTCCTCGATCACGATCCCGTCTTCACGGGCGGCCGCGATCGCTGCCTCGACGTCACCGCCGGTGCCGGATTCGGCCGAGTCGTACGACCAGACCGCGGACACGTTCGTACCGAGATCCGGATGCGCGAGTACCTCGTCGCGCGCGGCGGCGCGGAGCTCGAGCGCCGCGGGAAGTTCGTCGTAGTCGACGTCGACCAGCTCCGCCGCGTCGTTCGCCGCGGCCGCCGAGCGGGCCACGACCAGCGCGACGATCTCGCCCGCGAAGGCGACGTGATCGACTGCCATCGACGGGTGCGCCGGCGCCTTTTGGTCCGGCACGACCGCCCAGGCGTTGGGCAGCGCGCCTTGCTCGTTGGCGATGTCCGCACCGGTGATGACGGCAACCACCCCGTCGGCAGCCCGCGCCGCGGTGGTGTCGATACCGGTGATCCGAGCGTGCGCGAACGGGCTGCGCACCATCGCAAGATGCAGCATGCCCGGCAGCACGATGTTGTCCGTCCAGCGCGTCCGCCCGGTAATCAGCCGCGCGTCCTCCTTACGCCGCCGCGGCGCCCCAACTTCCCGCGCCGCCCGCTCCTCGGTAGCAGTCACCCCACACCCCCAACCGCCGCCGGCGCGTCTGCCGGCCGCGCGTCTACCGCCTGCGCGCCTGCCGGCTGCGCATCTGCCGGCCGTGTGTTCGCCTGCGCGTCTGCCGGCCGCGCGTTCGCCTGGTGGGCGGCGGCGCGGACGGCTTTGACGATGTTCTGGTAGCCGGTGCAACGACAGAGGTTGCCTTCCAGCCCGAGCCGGATGTCCTCGTCGCTCGGATCAGGATTGTCAACAATCAGATCGATCGATTGCATGATCATCCCCGGCGTGCAGTACCCGCACTGCAGAGCGTGGTTCTCGTGGAACGCCTGCTGCATCGGGTGCAGTTGTCCGTTCGTAGACAATCCTTCGATCGTCGTCACCGCGTGCCCGTCCGCCTGCACCGCCAGC
The genomic region above belongs to Kribbella solani and contains:
- a CDS encoding molybdopterin cofactor-binding domain-containing protein, with the protein product MTATEERAAREVGAPRRRKEDARLITGRTRWTDNIVLPGMLHLAMVRSPFAHARITGIDTTAARAADGVVAVITGADIANEQGALPNAWAVVPDQKAPAHPSMAVDHVAFAGEIVALVVARSAAAANDAAELVDVDYDELPAALELRAAARDEVLAHPDLGTNVSAVWSYDSAESGTGGDVEAAIAAAREDGIVIEEAFRQQRLIPAFMEPRSIVVDPTTEQMTVWSSTQVPHFVKIFIALVLGIPESKIRVIAPDVGGGFGGKLQFTPEEVLTVIAARRTGKPCKYSETRSESLMSAHHGRDQWQQVTLAANADGTVTGLKVELTADMGAYLGLVTSAIPLLGAFMYNGIYKFPAYHLGITNVFTNKTWTDAYRGAGRPEATYAIERTMDELAARVGVDPLEIRERNWIKHEEFPFTTVAGLQYDSGNYEAATAKARELFKYDELRAEQARRRESGDPVQLGIGVSTYTEMCGLAPSRWLGSMGYVGGGWEHASIRMLPTGKVEVVTGTSPHGQGHETAWSQLVADRLGVAFEDVEVLHGDTQVAVRGLDTYGSRSLAVGGMAVLAAADKVIEKAKPIAAQLLEANADDLEFSAGRYGVRGTDAGMTMAELAFAVFQGHKLDGAGDGSLDADATLDPEDFSFPHGTHLCAVEVDTETGWSTIRSYVSVDDVGVVVNPLIVEGQVHGGLAQGIAQALYEEAVHDDAGTLITGSFDQYLLPGAPDLPSFETARTETPATTNQLGVKGVGEAGTIASTPAVVNAIVDALRPLGVTDVTMPCTPYRVWKAIQEGTRS
- a CDS encoding (2Fe-2S)-binding protein yields the protein MKVDGSSFTDEVEPRTLLVHYLREQLGKTGTVIGCDTGNCGACTVHLDGRSVKSCSLLAVQADGHAVTTIEGLSTNGQLHPMQQAFHENHALQCGYCTPGMIMQSIDLIVDNPDPSDEDIRLGLEGNLCRCTGYQNIVKAVRAAAHQANARPADAQANTRPADAQPAGAQAVDARPADAPAAVGGVG